A region of Thermus caldifontis DNA encodes the following proteins:
- a CDS encoding DUF5666 domain-containing protein, whose amino-acid sequence MAKKAPSSRLVWLALGLAILASCQMNPSGSTPQAIQVAGVVGGTETNPTLLGKPLDLQGASLTREGEPYSGPILPGMVVVAQGTDQGSALRLQSLEVQVELKGPIAALDVNTGTLTVLGQQVFTDANTQIYEKVGGSYRTLLLSDLRVGDWVEVQGTATQTGILATYIERYSAQDSQVELEGRATNLDQAAMRFTLNGYTVDYAQAQVVGTPTEGVWVEVKGTLSGTTVLATKVVFKTSRNNGYGASRRVELEGPILGLDPTNKTFQLLGYTVDYSQAQVVGTLTDGVYVEAKGQVDANNPTLFHAQLVKVKYPKSYPAKAEAKGMVSALDPNQGTFTIGNMGFYVDGNTLLKRDGPDGPIAFAEIRVGDYVEVRYDPTQTDADGRYYALKVEVKGQGAGEAREWEGAVFAVDRTAYTFQLLGYTVTTSPATRFEWRDQEYTQQGFFALLQDGDRVEVKGALSGTTITATQVELKRR is encoded by the coding sequence ATGGCAAAGAAAGCGCCTTCTTCTCGGCTGGTGTGGCTGGCGCTGGGTCTAGCCATCCTGGCCTCCTGCCAGATGAATCCCTCGGGGTCCACTCCCCAGGCGATCCAGGTGGCGGGAGTGGTGGGGGGCACGGAAACCAACCCTACCCTTCTGGGCAAGCCCTTGGACCTGCAAGGGGCATCCCTGACCCGGGAGGGGGAACCCTATAGCGGCCCGATTCTGCCGGGCATGGTGGTGGTGGCTCAAGGGACCGACCAAGGAAGTGCCCTCCGCCTCCAGAGCCTGGAGGTCCAGGTGGAGCTCAAGGGCCCCATAGCCGCCCTGGACGTGAACACCGGAACCCTCACGGTCCTCGGGCAGCAGGTCTTCACCGATGCCAACACCCAGATTTACGAAAAGGTAGGGGGTTCCTACCGCACCCTGTTACTTTCTGATCTGAGGGTGGGCGATTGGGTGGAGGTCCAGGGAACTGCCACCCAAACTGGCATCCTCGCCACCTACATCGAGCGCTACTCGGCCCAGGACTCCCAGGTGGAGCTGGAAGGCCGGGCCACGAACCTGGACCAGGCCGCCATGCGCTTCACCTTGAACGGCTACACGGTGGACTACGCCCAGGCCCAGGTGGTGGGAACCCCCACGGAGGGGGTGTGGGTGGAGGTGAAGGGAACCCTTTCCGGGACCACGGTCCTGGCCACCAAGGTGGTGTTCAAGACCTCGAGGAACAACGGGTATGGAGCCTCGAGGCGGGTGGAACTGGAGGGTCCCATCCTTGGCCTTGACCCCACCAACAAAACCTTCCAGCTCCTAGGCTACACCGTGGACTATAGCCAAGCCCAGGTGGTGGGTACCCTGACGGACGGGGTCTACGTGGAGGCCAAAGGGCAGGTGGACGCCAACAACCCCACCCTTTTCCACGCCCAGCTGGTAAAGGTGAAGTATCCCAAAAGCTACCCGGCCAAGGCCGAGGCCAAGGGGATGGTGAGCGCCCTTGACCCCAACCAGGGTACCTTCACCATAGGCAACATGGGCTTCTACGTGGACGGGAATACCCTTCTCAAGCGGGACGGTCCCGATGGGCCCATCGCCTTTGCCGAGATCCGGGTGGGGGATTATGTGGAGGTGCGGTACGATCCCACCCAAACGGATGCCGATGGCCGGTACTACGCCTTGAAGGTGGAGGTGAAGGGCCAGGGGGCGGGGGAAGCCCGGGAATGGGAGGGTGCGGTCTTTGCGGTGGACAGAACCGCCTACACCTTCCAGCTTTTGGGCTACACGGTGACCACTAGCCCCGCTACCCGCTTTGAGTGGCGCGACCAGGAATACACCCAGCAAGGCTTTTTCGCCCTTCTGCAAGATGGCGACCGGGTGGAGGTAAAAGGCGCCCTTTCCGGGACCACCATCACCGCCACCCAGGTGGAGCTCAAGCGCCGCTAG
- a CDS encoding sensor histidine kinase yields the protein MSLTTRLALSMALIALLVAGFSGFLAYRIASSHLERALALGAPGNPLAPRQGLRQGRMLAELRSSIALSAGAALLLGLGTGTLLAFSLVRPVRELSRTAEAYRQGNRARRAQVKGQDELAQLAQGFNQLLEELAQKEAQEKQLLSDIAHDLRTPLTVLQADLEALEDGLLPCTPEHLRRLQREVRLLSRLVEDIRLLSLAETGGLRLSLEPLHPGTLAQEVLQAHASRAKAKGVHLALKGEAPLIRADREALLRILNNLLDNALRYTPEGGAVTLELWQEGGWVSLAVRDTGPGLKPGEEEAVFRRFYRGDPARTRGGSGLGLAIAKALVEAMGGRIQAGSHPEGGAVFTLRLPQA from the coding sequence ATGAGCCTCACCACACGCCTCGCCCTATCCATGGCCCTGATAGCCCTCCTGGTGGCGGGTTTCTCAGGCTTCCTAGCCTACAGGATTGCCTCGAGCCACCTGGAAAGGGCCCTGGCCCTGGGTGCTCCGGGCAATCCCTTGGCTCCCCGTCAAGGGCTACGCCAGGGCAGGATGCTGGCCGAACTCAGGTCCTCCATCGCCCTCTCAGCGGGAGCCGCTTTGCTCCTCGGCTTGGGGACGGGGACCCTTTTGGCCTTTAGCCTAGTCCGACCGGTGCGGGAGCTTTCCCGGACTGCCGAGGCCTACCGTCAGGGGAACCGGGCCCGCCGGGCCCAGGTGAAGGGGCAGGACGAGCTGGCCCAGCTGGCCCAAGGGTTTAACCAACTCCTGGAGGAGCTGGCTCAGAAGGAAGCCCAGGAAAAGCAACTCCTCTCGGACATCGCCCACGACCTCCGCACCCCCCTCACCGTGTTGCAGGCGGACCTTGAGGCCCTAGAGGATGGCCTTCTTCCCTGCACACCCGAACACCTTAGGCGGCTACAGAGAGAGGTCCGCCTCCTCTCCCGTCTGGTGGAGGATATCCGCCTCTTGAGCCTGGCCGAAACTGGGGGGCTGCGCCTCTCCCTAGAGCCCTTGCATCCTGGGACCCTGGCCCAGGAAGTCCTTCAGGCCCATGCCTCCCGGGCCAAGGCCAAAGGGGTGCACCTGGCCTTGAAAGGGGAGGCTCCCCTTATCCGGGCCGATAGGGAGGCCCTCCTACGGATCCTCAACAACCTCCTGGACAACGCTCTCCGCTATACCCCGGAAGGCGGTGCGGTCACCCTGGAGCTTTGGCAGGAAGGGGGCTGGGTAAGCCTGGCCGTCCGGGATACGGGGCCTGGGCTGAAGCCCGGAGAGGAGGAGGCGGTGTTCCGCCGCTTTTACCGGGGTGATCCCGCCCGCACCCGGGGGGGAAGCGGGCTCGGCCTGGCCATCGCCAAGGCCCTGGTGGAGGCCATGGGAGGGCGAATCCAAGCGGGGAGCCATCCTGAAGGCGGAGCCGTGTTTACCCTCAGGCTCCCGCAGGCCTAG